A section of the Telopea speciosissima isolate NSW1024214 ecotype Mountain lineage chromosome 3, Tspe_v1, whole genome shotgun sequence genome encodes:
- the LOC122655330 gene encoding uncharacterized protein LOC122655330 produces MDAHVKRRTPKEVVAERHGKGPQQTTMENRMRSEEERDKLRSYFARWAFESGIPFNALKLRSFEELVEAIGQYGPGFKPPSFHDYRVPLLKSEKEKVDEIKKKHKISWRKGCTLMSDGWTDRKGSHLINFLVNCTEGTFFLGSMDASSQIQDAKMLFELLDSRIEEIGKENVVQVVTDNASNYVAARRHARLLEAMRVQTKGADLVRAGVTRFASSFLTLQSLLKHKAALRRLFLSDHCLRASLPLLQVLRIVDGDERPALPEVYVAMEEAKKHIISNFKGIERKWKKIVKIIDRRWTSQMERPIYLAAFVLNPSKYFKAIEMESDESLANSLMHKANDVFNDVLRNRLEHQRLNDLVYIQYNRRLQVRFQERKEQSRNYDPLELDELDWSSEWMTGASDDELVHPGDDLTWRTVSAVTGVSSSFYGANRARRSGPSTAPIPPLPSSYSRRARGRVESSDEELEFGLELDEQDMRDDEDVEDDFGIESNDADKQQEQEDLNMLNWD; encoded by the exons atggatgctcatgtAAAGAGGCGGACTCCTAAAGAGGTTGTTGCAGAGAGGCACGGTAAAGGTCCCCAACAGACTACAATGGAGAACCGTATGAGAtcagaggaggaaagagataaactCCGTTCTTACTTTGCAAGGTGGGCTTTTGAAAGTGGCATTCCATTCAATGCATTGAAGCTAAGGAGCTTCGAGGAGTTGGTTGAGGCAATTGGACAATATGGGCCAGGTTTCAAGCCCCCTTCATTTCATGATTATAGGGTTCCTCTATTGAAGTCTGAGAAGGAGAAagttgatgaaataaaaaagaaacataaaatctCTTGGAGGAAAGGGTGCACTCTCATGTCTGATGGGTGGACCGACAGGAAAGGAAGccacttaattaattttcttgtcaATTGTACGGAAGGGACTTTTTTTTTAGGGTCTATGGATGCGTCAAGTCAAATACAAGATGCAAAAATGTTATTTGAGCTCCTTGATAGTAGGATTGAGGAGATTGGAAAGGAGAATGTGGTTCAAGTGGTCACTGATAATGCTTCCAATTATGTTGCTGCTAGAAG GCATGCTCGCCTTCTTGAAGCTATGAGGGTACAAACAAAAGGAGCAGACTTGGTAAGGGCTGGAGTAACCagatttgcatcttcatttTTAACACTTCAAAGCTTATTGAAGCATAAGGCTGCTTTGAGGAGATTATTTCTTTCTGACC ATTGCTTGAGAGCATCATTGCCTCTTCTTCAAGTATTGAGGATAGTAGATGGAGATGAGAGGCCTGCATTGCCTGAAGTATATGTTGCAATGGAAGAGGCAAAAAAGCACATAATATCAAATTTTAAGGGCATAGAaaggaaatggaagaagattgtaaAGATTATTGATAGGCGTTGGACAAGTCAGATGGAGCGACCAATatatttggctgcatttgtCCTTAATCCAAGCAAGTACTTTAAAGCAATTGAGATGGAATCAGATGAATCTTTAGCCAACTCCTTGATGCATAAAGCAAATGATGTCTTTAATGATGTTCTT aggaataggttAGAGCATCAACGTTTAAATGATCTTGTCTACATCCAATATAATCGTCGTCTTCAAGTAAGgttccaagaaagaaaggaacaaagCAGAAATTATGATCCACTGGAGCTTGATGAGCTAGATTGGAGTAGTGAGTGGATGACTGGGGCTTCAGATGATGAATTAGTTCATCCTGGGGATGATCTCACTTGGAGAACTGTATCAGCAGTAACTGGGGTATCTTCATCGTTTTATGGCGCCAATAGAGCGAGGAGGTCTGGACCATCAACCGCTCCAATTCCACCCCTTCCCTCTTCTTATTCACGGCGTGCTAGGGGGAGGGTTGAGTCTTCAGATGAAGAACTGGAGTTCGGGTTGGAGTTGGATGAACAAGATATGCgtgatgatgaagatgttgaggatGATTTTGGTATAGAAAGTAATGATGCGGACAAACAACAGGAGcaagaagatttaaatatgcttaattgggattga